One Candidatus Zixiibacteriota bacterium DNA window includes the following coding sequences:
- a CDS encoding transcriptional repressor, with protein sequence MTRSQRKTRQLEVIWAAIRDDPSHPTADLVYEKVRKKLPNVSLGTVYRNLQKLVTAGKLRVVNVGRTQRFDALTKEHQHFICECCGRVYDVFVEPREVLVPESLPHEGFKVRSHQVAFYGFCKHCAG encoded by the coding sequence GTGACCCGCTCGCAACGCAAGACTCGGCAGCTGGAGGTCATCTGGGCTGCAATCAGAGATGACCCCTCGCACCCCACAGCGGATCTCGTCTACGAGAAGGTTCGAAAGAAGCTCCCCAACGTGAGCCTCGGGACCGTTTACCGCAATCTGCAGAAGCTGGTCACCGCCGGCAAGCTTCGGGTCGTCAATGTGGGACGCACTCAGCGCTTCGACGCCTTGACCAAGGAGCACCAGCACTTTATCTGCGAGTGTTGCGGTCGGGTGTACGACGTCTTCGTCGAGCCGCGCGAGGTTCTCGTTCCCGAAAGCCTGCCGCACGAGGGCTTCAAGGTGAGATCCCACCAGGTCGCCTTCTACGGGTTCTGCAAGCATTGCGCGGGGTGA